Proteins encoded in a region of the Corallococcus caeni genome:
- a CDS encoding OmpA family protein: MFARRHHLGLGGLAVLCAFSSAQAQSTIPGIELERLQLNPGMRDSLVLSTADLLPAGQFRVGLTAHYENRPLVLVEDGDRQADVISNRVTAHLSAAYSFTNWLEVGAQVPIVAQWGPETAGLGVSRPTTSALGTPWVQARVGFLSESRGGPMDLGLHLGVALPLGSKAALTRDEGFTFSPRLGAGKQLGGTFRVGADVGTLVRTKTYALTPQTQPYQDEMGVELNGGVNLSASLWGLREEVLVRGTVPTQDSPSSLEALLGLRVPTADGTEVYVMGGPGFGQTPGTPRFRVLAGVSFGTPPAPKGPVCIAGQPHVAAECPDLDADGDGVKNRDDQCPTTAGLAQLQGCPDKDDDQDGIPNLADKCPAQAENKNGFQDEDGCPDDPDSDGDGIVDSKDACPKEPETFNRYKDADGCPDVEPDRDGDGIVDRLDNCPDEPGTESNGGCKEAPIARIDSGSIRILEAVFFENNKAVIQKRSNAVLDKVAAILVSHPDIEKVRVEGHTDNTGKAAYNLDLSQRRAEAVVDYLVSKGVQRERLEAKGFGPEQPIADNAKADGRAKNRRVEFKIVGEAEGVQTAPASSSSPDTLKK, from the coding sequence TTGTTCGCACGAAGGCATCACCTTGGGCTCGGAGGACTGGCCGTCCTCTGCGCCTTCAGCAGCGCCCAGGCCCAGAGCACCATTCCGGGCATCGAACTGGAGCGCCTGCAGCTCAACCCCGGCATGCGCGACAGCCTCGTGCTGTCCACCGCGGACCTGCTCCCCGCGGGGCAGTTCCGCGTCGGGCTGACCGCGCACTACGAGAACCGGCCCCTCGTCCTCGTGGAGGACGGCGACCGCCAGGCCGACGTCATCTCCAACCGCGTGACGGCGCACCTGAGCGCCGCGTACTCCTTCACGAACTGGCTGGAGGTGGGCGCCCAGGTGCCCATCGTCGCCCAGTGGGGCCCGGAGACCGCCGGACTCGGCGTGTCCCGTCCCACCACCAGCGCGCTCGGCACCCCGTGGGTCCAGGCCCGCGTGGGCTTCCTCTCCGAGAGCCGGGGCGGACCGATGGACCTCGGGCTGCACCTGGGCGTGGCCCTGCCCCTGGGCAGCAAGGCCGCCCTCACCCGTGACGAGGGCTTCACCTTCTCCCCACGCCTGGGCGCCGGCAAGCAGCTGGGCGGCACCTTCCGCGTGGGCGCGGACGTCGGGACGCTCGTGCGCACGAAGACGTACGCGCTGACGCCGCAGACGCAGCCGTACCAGGATGAGATGGGCGTGGAGCTGAACGGCGGCGTGAACCTGTCCGCCAGCCTCTGGGGCCTGCGCGAGGAGGTCCTCGTGCGCGGCACCGTGCCCACGCAGGACTCGCCCAGCTCGCTGGAGGCCCTGCTGGGCCTGCGCGTCCCCACCGCCGACGGCACCGAGGTGTACGTCATGGGCGGCCCGGGCTTTGGCCAGACGCCGGGCACGCCGCGCTTCCGCGTGCTCGCCGGTGTGTCCTTCGGCACGCCTCCCGCGCCCAAGGGCCCCGTGTGTATCGCGGGCCAGCCCCACGTGGCCGCCGAGTGTCCCGACCTGGATGCCGACGGCGACGGCGTGAAGAACCGCGATGATCAGTGCCCCACCACCGCGGGCCTGGCGCAGCTCCAGGGCTGCCCGGACAAGGACGACGACCAGGACGGCATCCCCAACCTGGCGGATAAGTGCCCCGCGCAGGCGGAGAACAAGAACGGCTTCCAGGACGAGGACGGCTGCCCGGACGACCCCGACTCCGACGGGGACGGCATCGTGGACTCCAAGGACGCGTGCCCGAAGGAGCCGGAGACGTTCAACCGCTACAAGGACGCCGACGGCTGCCCGGACGTGGAGCCGGACCGCGACGGCGACGGCATCGTGGACCGCCTGGACAACTGCCCCGACGAACCGGGCACCGAGTCCAACGGCGGCTGCAAGGAGGCGCCCATCGCGCGCATCGACTCCGGCAGCATCCGCATCCTCGAGGCCGTGTTCTTCGAGAACAACAAGGCCGTCATCCAGAAGCGCAGCAACGCGGTGCTCGACAAGGTCGCGGCCATCCTCGTGTCCCATCCGGACATTGAGAAGGTCCGCGTGGAAGGCCACACCGACAACACCGGCAAGGCCGCGTACAACCTGGACCTGTCCCAGCGGCGCGCCGAGGCGGTGGTGGACTACCTCGTGAGCAAGGGCGTGCAGCGCGAGCGGCTGGAGGCGAAGGGCTTCGGCCCCGAGCAGCCCATCGCGGACAACGCCAAGGCGGACGGACGCGCGAAGAACCGCCGCGTCGAGTTCAAGATCGTCGGAGAGGCCGAGGGCGTGCAGACGGCGCCGGCCTCCTCCTCTTCCCCCGACACCCTCAAGAAGTAG
- the rnk gene encoding nucleoside diphosphate kinase regulator: protein MTHDHPLIVTDTDLQRLERVVEQYGNARNAELVEQLESELARATVTSSGAIPRDVVTMNSTVVFEDEEAGETREVTLVYPKDANSDAGRISILAPVGSALIGLSVGQTVEWPLPNGRTRRLRILAVPYQPEASGHFHL, encoded by the coding sequence ATGACCCACGACCACCCCCTCATCGTCACCGACACCGACCTCCAGCGCCTGGAGCGCGTCGTCGAACAGTACGGCAACGCCCGCAACGCGGAGCTCGTGGAGCAGCTGGAGTCCGAGCTCGCCCGCGCCACCGTCACGTCCTCCGGCGCCATCCCCCGCGACGTCGTCACCATGAACAGCACCGTCGTCTTCGAGGACGAAGAGGCCGGGGAGACGCGCGAGGTGACGCTCGTCTATCCCAAGGACGCCAACAGCGACGCCGGCCGCATCTCCATCCTCGCCCCCGTGGGCAGCGCCCTCATTGGCCTGTCCGTGGGCCAGACCGTGGAGTGGCCCCTCCCCAATGGCCGCACCCGGCGCCTGCGCATCCTCGCCGTGCCCTACCAGCCGGAGGCCTCGGGCCACTTCCACCTGTAG
- a CDS encoding NAD(P)H-dependent flavin oxidoreductase yields MMDPQAWRRFAERLGVEHPLIQAPMAGGLTPPELVAAVSEAGGLGSLGAAYVQPEDIVQQARAVRARTSRPYGINLFAPQPAVAPADPGPTLAILERFHAAVGLPPPVIPAAAMPDFAKQVEAVLEAAPTVFSFTFGIPPAPVLETFRSRGILVVGTATNVREARALEVAGVDAIVAQGSEAGGHRGSFGGSFDAGMVGTMALVPQMVDAVRVPVIASGGIMDGRGVAAARMLGAAAVQLGTAFLRCQESSAAVAHKALLREARDESSRITRAFSGRPARAIPNELTTTLEEAGAILPFPQQHGATRTLRAAASKQNDTRFMALWAGQGIGLSREGSAADLVRALVAETEAALSSVLG; encoded by the coding sequence ATGATGGATCCGCAGGCGTGGCGCAGGTTCGCGGAGCGGCTCGGCGTGGAGCATCCGCTCATCCAGGCGCCCATGGCGGGCGGCCTGACGCCGCCGGAGCTGGTCGCGGCGGTGTCAGAGGCCGGGGGCCTGGGCTCGCTGGGGGCCGCCTACGTGCAGCCGGAGGACATCGTGCAGCAGGCCCGCGCGGTGCGAGCCCGGACGTCGCGGCCGTATGGCATCAACCTCTTCGCTCCACAGCCCGCGGTGGCTCCTGCGGACCCCGGGCCCACGCTCGCCATCCTCGAGCGCTTCCATGCGGCGGTGGGACTGCCTCCTCCCGTGATTCCGGCGGCGGCGATGCCGGACTTCGCGAAGCAGGTGGAGGCGGTGCTCGAAGCGGCGCCCACGGTGTTCAGCTTCACCTTTGGCATCCCGCCAGCGCCGGTGCTGGAGACGTTCCGGTCGCGAGGTATCCTCGTCGTGGGCACGGCGACGAACGTGCGCGAGGCCCGGGCGCTGGAGGTCGCGGGTGTGGATGCGATTGTCGCGCAGGGCTCGGAGGCGGGAGGCCACCGGGGCTCCTTTGGCGGGTCATTCGACGCGGGCATGGTGGGGACGATGGCGCTGGTGCCGCAGATGGTGGACGCCGTGCGCGTGCCGGTCATCGCCAGCGGCGGCATCATGGACGGACGGGGTGTCGCGGCGGCGCGGATGCTCGGTGCGGCGGCCGTGCAATTGGGCACGGCGTTCCTGCGGTGCCAGGAGTCCAGCGCGGCGGTGGCGCACAAGGCGCTGCTGCGTGAGGCCCGGGATGAGTCCTCGCGCATCACCCGCGCCTTCTCCGGTCGCCCGGCACGGGCGATTCCGAACGAGCTGACGACCACGCTGGAGGAGGCTGGCGCCATCCTGCCGTTCCCTCAGCAGCACGGGGCCACGCGCACGCTGCGGGCCGCTGCGTCGAAGCAGAACGATACGCGCTTCATGGCCCTGTGGGCGGGGCAGGGCATTGGGCTGTCGCGAGAGGGCTCGGCGGCGGACCTGGTGCGGGCCCTGGTGGCTGAGACAGAGGCCGCGCTGTCCTCTGTGCTCGGCTGA